Proteins from a single region of Paenibacillus sp. BIHB 4019:
- a CDS encoding YjfB family protein translates to MDIAALSTSLSQSSLGTAVSVRMLDIGQDQMQVQAQGLIKMMELSVNPNVGSLLDIKV, encoded by the coding sequence ATGGATATAGCAGCATTATCAACGTCACTTAGTCAATCATCACTCGGCACGGCTGTATCGGTTCGCATGCTCGATATTGGCCAAGACCAAATGCAAGTGCAGGCACAAGGGCTTATCAAAATGATGGAGCTCAGTGTAAATCCAAACGTCGGCAGCCTATTAGATATTAAAGTATAG
- a CDS encoding RAxF-45 family protein, producing the protein MNHELVNNRISQLPIAMAGIVHAFFANGISLSIFNDTDIPFARRRLP; encoded by the coding sequence GTGAATCACGAATTGGTCAATAACCGTATTAGCCAGCTGCCGATTGCTATGGCTGGCATCGTTCATGCATTTTTCGCGAACGGGATCAGTCTGTCCATTTTTAACGATACGGATATACCATTCGCGAGAAGACGCCTACCTTAA
- a CDS encoding ABC-F family ATP-binding cassette domain-containing protein — protein MIIVNVQQIKKYHAANLVLDGVTLQLQEGEKVGLIGRNGSGKSTLLRLIAGHEQVDDGMLTVKRDLQIGYLPQIPAAFESLTVYGVMAYGFRELMACRQEMSKLEHEMAGEEAANDAVKMERLLKIYALAQEKFEQGGGYDMDTAIDQVASGLRIDRSYDQRSFSSLSGGEKTRIVLASQLVVRPALLLLDEPTNHLDLTGIEWLEQFIQHYEGACVIVSHDRYFLDAVGTKMIELEDGEAHTYHCNYSGYLKEKEERLLQQFAQFQEQQKVIRKMKETIRQLEEWGRIGGNEKFFKRAASMRKALERMEMVKRPVLEPNTAEFGLSPLDRSGRNVISFEGLTKQFGERIILREAEGSLLYGEKVVLLGDNGSGKTTLFKLLLGVMEADSGQVAQGTRLEIGYLAQQEPLKGNKQTVLEHFRLEGGLEEGEARNVLAKYLFYGADVFKPLAALSGGEWSRLRLALLVRRKPNLLLLDEPTNHLDVASREALEEALEDFPGTVLAISHDRYFINRLAKRVWELEQGKVATYLGNYDDFKAKREERLAQANSSAKGEAGAAKGAGLEKPRSNGSQAPAESKLEHMEQEIAKLEAEIAAADAELERLDRIGDTENLEKQWRVREELQTRLDQHLEQWLELSS, from the coding sequence ATGATTATTGTAAATGTACAACAAATAAAAAAATACCACGCGGCAAATCTGGTGCTGGATGGCGTAACGCTTCAGCTTCAGGAGGGGGAGAAAGTAGGGCTCATAGGCCGCAATGGCAGTGGCAAATCGACGCTTCTCCGGCTGATTGCCGGACATGAGCAGGTTGATGATGGGATGCTGACTGTAAAGAGGGATTTGCAAATCGGCTACTTGCCGCAAATTCCTGCTGCGTTCGAATCACTTACTGTCTATGGGGTAATGGCCTACGGATTTCGAGAGCTGATGGCCTGCAGGCAGGAAATGTCGAAGCTGGAGCACGAGATGGCGGGGGAAGAAGCGGCAAATGATGCTGTAAAAATGGAGAGGCTATTGAAAATATACGCCCTTGCGCAGGAAAAATTCGAGCAGGGCGGCGGCTACGACATGGATACGGCGATTGATCAGGTCGCCAGCGGCCTGCGCATTGATCGCAGCTACGATCAGCGGAGCTTCAGCAGCTTGTCGGGCGGCGAGAAAACCCGCATCGTTCTAGCTTCACAGCTCGTCGTCCGCCCCGCCCTGCTGCTGCTGGATGAGCCGACGAACCATCTTGATCTGACAGGGATTGAATGGCTGGAGCAATTTATTCAGCATTATGAAGGCGCTTGTGTCATTGTGTCGCATGACCGCTATTTTCTCGATGCCGTTGGCACGAAGATGATTGAGCTGGAGGATGGCGAAGCCCACACCTATCACTGCAACTATAGCGGTTATTTGAAAGAGAAGGAGGAGCGGCTGCTCCAGCAATTCGCCCAGTTCCAAGAGCAGCAGAAAGTCATTCGCAAAATGAAAGAAACGATTCGCCAGCTGGAAGAATGGGGCCGCATTGGCGGCAATGAGAAGTTTTTCAAGCGTGCGGCGTCGATGCGCAAGGCGCTAGAGCGGATGGAAATGGTGAAGCGCCCCGTTTTGGAGCCGAATACAGCGGAGTTCGGGCTGTCGCCACTTGACCGTTCTGGACGCAACGTTATTTCGTTTGAAGGTTTGACGAAGCAGTTTGGGGAACGAATAATTTTACGGGAGGCAGAGGGCAGCCTGCTGTATGGCGAGAAAGTGGTGCTGCTTGGCGATAATGGCTCCGGGAAAACGACGCTGTTTAAGCTGCTGCTCGGGGTGATGGAAGCGGATAGCGGGCAGGTGGCGCAGGGAACGCGATTGGAAATCGGATATTTGGCGCAGCAAGAGCCGTTAAAGGGCAATAAGCAAACGGTGCTGGAGCATTTCCGGCTCGAGGGCGGCTTGGAGGAAGGCGAAGCACGGAATGTGCTGGCTAAATATTTATTTTATGGGGCGGACGTATTTAAGCCGCTCGCAGCGCTTTCTGGTGGAGAATGGTCACGGCTGCGGCTTGCGCTGCTTGTAAGACGCAAGCCAAATTTACTGCTGCTTGATGAGCCAACTAACCACCTGGATGTCGCATCGCGCGAAGCATTGGAGGAGGCGCTGGAGGATTTTCCCGGCACCGTGCTTGCCATCTCGCATGACCGCTATTTCATCAATCGATTGGCTAAGCGGGTATGGGAGCTGGAACAAGGAAAGGTCGCCACTTATTTGGGCAACTATGATGATTTTAAGGCGAAGCGGGAGGAACGGCTTGCTCAAGCAAACTCATCCGCCAAAGGAGAGGCGGGAGCAGCTAAAGGTGCGGGTTTAGAAAAGCCGCGCTCAAATGGAAGTCAGGCTCCTGCTGAAAGCAAACTGGAGCATATGGAGCAGGAGATCGCTAAGCTAGAAGCCGAAATTGCAGCAGCTGATGCCGAGCTGGAACGATTGGATCGCATAGGCGACACGGAAAATCTTGAGAAGCAATGGAGGGTACGGGAAGAGCTGCAAACGAGGCTGGATCAGCATTTGGAGCAGTGGCTGGAGCTGTCGAGCTAG
- a CDS encoding YolD-like family protein, whose product MAKKPKRPTRDEFELEELGERLVEAYQEGIELLFEVWNWEEPVAGLIVKMDSRTRLVHVAKGEEITKIPFMDIMKVNNNAS is encoded by the coding sequence ATGGCAAAGAAACCAAAGCGCCCGACAAGGGATGAGTTTGAATTGGAGGAGCTCGGGGAGCGCCTGGTTGAAGCGTATCAAGAAGGGATTGAACTGCTTTTTGAGGTGTGGAATTGGGAAGAACCCGTTGCAGGGCTAATTGTAAAAATGGATTCGCGTACGAGGCTGGTGCACGTAGCGAAAGGTGAAGAAATTACTAAAATTCCGTTCATGGATATTATGAAGGTGAACAATAACGCAAGCTAG
- a CDS encoding expansin EXLX1 family cellulose-binding protein → MFVLYPAVQAFAAWNDGRTSYATYTGSGYSGGAVLLDPIHPNLEITALNPTDMNYNGVKAALAGAYLEVTGPKGKTVVYVTDLYPEGAPGALDLSPNAFAKIGEMSAGKINISWKVVKAPITGNFSYRVKEGSSQWWAAIQVRNHFYPVMKMEYKKAGAWINLEKMDYNHFLGTNMGTSPLQVRITDIRGKAVLDTIPALPANGTSGAYIVPGNVQFPS, encoded by the coding sequence ATGTTCGTTTTGTACCCGGCGGTGCAGGCGTTCGCAGCTTGGAATGATGGGCGTACCAGCTATGCGACGTATACAGGCTCAGGATATTCGGGCGGTGCGGTACTGCTTGATCCGATTCATCCGAATTTGGAAATAACGGCCTTAAATCCGACTGATATGAATTACAATGGGGTCAAAGCGGCGCTTGCGGGCGCTTACTTGGAGGTTACGGGGCCTAAAGGCAAAACGGTCGTTTATGTCACCGATTTGTACCCGGAAGGCGCTCCGGGAGCGCTTGACTTGTCGCCAAACGCTTTTGCTAAAATTGGAGAAATGTCGGCAGGCAAAATCAATATTTCATGGAAAGTCGTAAAAGCGCCGATAACCGGCAATTTTTCGTACCGGGTGAAGGAAGGCAGCAGCCAGTGGTGGGCGGCGATTCAGGTGCGCAATCATTTTTATCCGGTCATGAAAATGGAATATAAGAAGGCTGGCGCGTGGATCAATCTGGAGAAAATGGACTATAACCATTTCTTGGGGACGAACATGGGGACAAGCCCGCTGCAGGTTCGGATAACCGATATTCGCGGGAAAGCGGTTCTGGACACGATTCCTGCACTTCCAGCAAACGGTACATCAGGCGCTTATATAGTTCCGGGAAATGTTCAATTCCCGAGCTGA
- a CDS encoding uracil-DNA glycosylase, with translation MFQQLNNDWAAKLQSEFEQPYFKKLEVFLTEQYSTKTVYPKQEDVFNALNYTSYDGTRVVILGQDPYHGEGQAHGLSFSVQPGVAVPRSLGNIYKELHADLGCPIPNHGSLRAWAEQGVLLLNTVLTVEAAAANSHKKKGWETFTDRIITALNERERPVVFILWGNPAQKKLELIDTDKHKIITSVHPSPLSARGGFFGSKPFSQANGYLNELGEREIDWSIPAL, from the coding sequence GTGTTTCAGCAGTTAAACAATGATTGGGCAGCTAAGCTGCAATCTGAATTTGAACAGCCCTACTTCAAGAAGCTGGAGGTTTTCTTGACGGAGCAATACAGCACCAAAACCGTTTATCCAAAGCAGGAGGATGTGTTTAATGCGCTTAATTACACCTCTTATGATGGAACGCGGGTCGTTATTTTAGGCCAGGATCCTTACCATGGAGAAGGCCAGGCGCATGGCCTGAGCTTCTCCGTGCAGCCGGGAGTTGCGGTGCCAAGGTCGCTGGGCAACATATACAAGGAGCTTCATGCAGATTTGGGCTGCCCGATTCCAAACCATGGCTCGCTGCGAGCTTGGGCAGAGCAGGGGGTGCTGCTGCTAAATACGGTGCTGACAGTGGAAGCGGCCGCAGCCAACTCGCATAAGAAGAAGGGCTGGGAAACCTTCACTGACCGCATCATTACTGCGCTTAATGAACGCGAGCGTCCGGTCGTATTCATTTTATGGGGAAATCCCGCCCAGAAGAAGCTGGAGCTCATTGACACGGACAAGCATAAAATCATTACGTCCGTACATCCGAGTCCATTGTCTGCCCGTGGCGGGTTTTTCGGCAGCAAGCCGTTCTCGCAAGCAAATGGTTATTTAAACGAGCTGGGCGAGCGCGAAATCGATTGGAGTATACCGGCATTATAA
- a CDS encoding aminotransferase class I/II-fold pyridoxal phosphate-dependent enzyme — protein MDHNKTPLFSALRRHAEQNPTQFHIPGHKKGLGSDAEFRAFIGDNALSIDLINIAPLDDLHQPTGVIEEAQKLAADAFGADYTYFSVQGTSGAIITMIMSVCLPGDKIIVPRNVHKSIMAAIIFAGARPIFISPVRDENLGIDHGITTRAVKRALDKHPDAKAVLVINPTYYGVCADLKEIVDLVHTFDIPVLVDEAHGVLIHFNEKLPMSAMQAGADMAATSVHKLGGSMTQSSVLNVRGGRVNPHRIQTIISMLTTTSTSYILLSSLDTSRRNLALNGHKLAEQAIELAQYARKTINEIPGLYCFGREILGGEATFDLDPTKVAIHVRHLGITGYETENWLRDHFNLEIEMSDMYNILCLVTPGDTSDSIEKLLEALRALSDSFHEGAEARELVVKIPDIPQLSLSPRDAFYGQTEVVPFKESAGRIIAEFIYVYPPGIPILLPGEVISQKNIDYIVEHVEVGLPVKGPEDRNVEFVKVIFEETAIS, from the coding sequence ATGGATCATAACAAAACCCCGCTCTTCAGCGCATTACGCCGCCATGCGGAACAGAATCCAACCCAATTTCATATTCCAGGACATAAGAAAGGGTTAGGCAGCGATGCCGAATTTCGTGCATTTATCGGCGATAACGCGTTATCGATCGATTTAATAAATATAGCTCCGCTGGATGACCTGCATCAGCCAACCGGCGTTATTGAGGAAGCCCAGAAGCTTGCAGCCGATGCTTTCGGCGCAGATTATACTTATTTTTCCGTGCAAGGAACGAGCGGTGCCATTATTACGATGATTATGAGCGTCTGTCTTCCTGGCGATAAAATCATCGTTCCGCGCAATGTGCATAAGTCCATTATGGCGGCGATTATTTTTGCAGGTGCCCGTCCGATCTTTATCTCGCCCGTACGTGACGAAAATCTCGGCATTGATCACGGCATTACGACACGCGCTGTCAAACGCGCGCTGGACAAGCACCCCGATGCGAAAGCAGTGCTTGTTATCAACCCGACGTATTATGGCGTATGCGCCGACCTGAAGGAGATCGTCGACCTCGTGCATACGTTCGATATTCCTGTTCTCGTAGATGAGGCGCACGGCGTACTCATTCATTTCAATGAAAAGCTTCCGATGTCCGCGATGCAGGCTGGCGCAGATATGGCAGCGACGAGCGTTCATAAGCTGGGCGGCTCCATGACGCAAAGCTCCGTGCTGAACGTGCGCGGCGGGCGAGTTAATCCCCATCGCATTCAGACGATTATCAGCATGCTGACGACAACGTCGACATCCTATATTTTGCTGTCATCGCTCGATACGTCGCGCCGCAATTTGGCTTTGAACGGTCATAAGCTGGCTGAACAAGCGATTGAGCTTGCCCAATATGCGCGCAAGACCATTAATGAAATTCCCGGCTTGTACTGCTTTGGACGGGAAATTTTAGGTGGCGAAGCTACCTTTGATCTTGATCCAACCAAGGTCGCTATTCATGTCCGCCATCTCGGCATTACCGGCTATGAGACGGAAAACTGGCTTCGTGACCATTTCAACCTCGAAATTGAAATGAGCGATATGTATAACATTCTTTGCCTTGTTACGCCTGGTGATACATCCGATTCGATAGAAAAATTGCTGGAGGCGCTGCGTGCGCTGTCGGACAGCTTCCATGAAGGCGCCGAGGCTCGTGAACTCGTTGTTAAAATCCCGGATATTCCCCAGCTGTCGCTCTCGCCGCGCGATGCTTTCTACGGACAGACCGAGGTCGTTCCGTTCAAAGAGTCAGCTGGCCGAATTATCGCCGAGTTTATTTATGTTTACCCACCTGGCATCCCTATTCTACTTCCAGGCGAGGTTATTTCCCAGAAAAATATCGACTACATCGTCGAGCATGTTGAAGTTGGCCTCCCCGTTAAAGGTCCAGAGGACCGCAACGTTGAATTCGTTAAAGTGATTTTCGAGGAAACGGCTATTTCCTAG
- a CDS encoding MBL fold metallo-hydrolase, whose translation MNIQMIGTGSAFAKKYDNNNALIEVPGFKLLVDCGITLPKALHETNRSFDELDAVLISHIHGDHVGGLEEYAFQMMFLYGKKPVLYIASSLVEPLWEQTLRGGLTQGPLQSIDDFFEVRRLEEGIEHELHPGLKVKLLQTEHIVGKDSYSFIFNQHFFYSADMKFSQALLEQLVEDGVNTIFHDCQLIAPGVVHACLDELLTLPEPLQEKVWLMHYGDTMENYIGHTGKMRFVQQREIYTV comes from the coding sequence ATGAATATACAAATGATCGGAACTGGGAGTGCTTTTGCCAAGAAATATGATAATAACAATGCATTAATTGAGGTGCCTGGGTTCAAGCTGCTGGTCGATTGCGGCATTACGCTGCCTAAAGCGCTGCACGAGACGAATCGTTCGTTCGATGAGCTGGATGCTGTGCTAATCAGCCATATTCATGGCGACCATGTGGGCGGGCTGGAGGAATATGCTTTTCAGATGATGTTTCTCTATGGAAAAAAGCCGGTGCTGTACATCGCCTCCTCGCTAGTGGAGCCGCTGTGGGAGCAGACGCTGCGCGGCGGGCTGACGCAGGGACCGCTTCAATCCATTGATGACTTCTTTGAAGTGAGACGGCTAGAGGAAGGCATAGAGCATGAACTGCATCCGGGCTTGAAGGTGAAGCTGCTTCAAACCGAGCATATTGTGGGGAAAGACAGTTATTCGTTTATTTTCAATCAGCACTTCTTTTATTCGGCAGATATGAAATTCAGTCAAGCGTTGCTGGAGCAGCTTGTGGAGGATGGCGTGAATACGATTTTTCACGACTGCCAGTTGATTGCGCCCGGTGTTGTACATGCCTGTCTCGACGAGTTGCTGACACTGCCAGAGCCGCTGCAGGAGAAGGTGTGGCTTATGCATTACGGGGATACGATGGAAAATTACATCGGCCATACGGGGAAAATGCGCTTCGTACAGCAGCGTGAGATTTATACAGTGTAG
- a CDS encoding ribonuclease H family protein, with translation MAKSKYYVVWVGKQAGVFATWKECQEQVNGVQDAKYKSFESKALAEAAFKEGWRSHWGKGKSTAGGASSSSGGFKKTASKPQESGEIDYDSISVDVGTRGNPGPVEYKGVDTQTGEILFYVGPIPNGTNNLGEFIAVVHALAYLKQKGSERTVYSDSRTALSWLRNKKVASTLVRDASTAKIWALTDEAEKWLKTNTYPNKVLKWNTEEWGENKADFGRK, from the coding sequence ATGGCGAAATCAAAATATTATGTCGTTTGGGTAGGCAAGCAAGCAGGCGTATTCGCAACATGGAAGGAATGCCAGGAGCAGGTGAATGGCGTTCAGGATGCGAAATATAAGTCCTTTGAATCCAAGGCGCTGGCGGAGGCCGCTTTCAAGGAGGGCTGGCGCAGCCACTGGGGCAAGGGGAAAAGCACGGCAGGCGGCGCAAGCAGCAGCTCGGGCGGTTTTAAGAAAACGGCTTCCAAGCCGCAAGAGTCCGGAGAAATCGACTACGACAGCATCTCTGTAGATGTCGGTACGCGGGGCAATCCCGGTCCAGTGGAATACAAGGGCGTCGATACGCAGACAGGCGAAATTTTATTTTATGTAGGGCCGATTCCGAATGGGACGAACAATCTCGGTGAATTTATCGCCGTTGTGCATGCTCTCGCCTATTTGAAGCAGAAGGGCAGCGAGAGAACCGTATACAGCGACTCCAGAACAGCGCTCAGCTGGCTGCGTAATAAGAAGGTCGCATCGACCCTCGTAAGAGACGCCTCTACAGCGAAAATTTGGGCGCTGACAGACGAAGCGGAGAAATGGCTCAAGACGAACACCTATCCGAATAAAGTGCTCAAGTGGAACACTGAGGAATGGGGAGAAAATAAAGCGGATTTTGGGAGAAAATAA
- a CDS encoding S-layer homology domain-containing protein, translating into MKKKPLLLTLILTMMMLTIGQSAWAFNDVKNDPNAKKIEALQQQGIISGDKAGNFRPQGKLTYAEGISMIVKGLELNFNHIRFIKQPLAADYYTNIKDDKWYSQAFIIAHFYDLGVAKDVKANDVMTREQFAQHLFKAIDNKVTYAMIEMYVMLNDEADVNPDFMGNIQKLLLSKIATLDAKQNFYPTASIKRSDAAAWLHDGIAFMKEMKENEAPATGTEPTDNPFTDARLIVTPVNAEVNKVTVTATVPHPGYGIQISGITFDGDQATIKLERTEPKPDQMYPQVITEVQVITYVDAKFKPVLPAAANAVSGSSAAAPAAGSNTSVAS; encoded by the coding sequence ATGAAGAAAAAACCACTACTGTTAACCCTAATCTTGACCATGATGATGCTGACAATCGGACAAAGCGCTTGGGCCTTTAACGATGTCAAAAATGACCCGAATGCCAAAAAAATTGAAGCGCTCCAGCAGCAAGGCATTATTTCCGGTGACAAAGCCGGCAATTTCCGCCCGCAGGGCAAACTGACTTATGCAGAGGGCATCTCCATGATTGTCAAAGGACTTGAGCTTAACTTCAATCATATTCGTTTCATTAAGCAGCCGCTGGCAGCCGACTATTATACGAATATTAAAGATGACAAATGGTACTCCCAAGCTTTCATCATCGCCCATTTCTACGATCTTGGTGTAGCTAAAGATGTGAAAGCAAATGACGTGATGACTCGCGAGCAATTCGCGCAGCATTTGTTCAAAGCAATTGACAATAAAGTGACTTATGCCATGATTGAAATGTATGTGATGCTTAATGATGAGGCCGATGTAAATCCAGATTTCATGGGCAATATCCAAAAGCTGCTCCTTAGCAAAATCGCAACGCTTGACGCAAAGCAAAATTTTTACCCGACAGCTTCCATTAAACGCAGTGATGCTGCGGCATGGCTGCATGATGGAATTGCATTTATGAAGGAAATGAAGGAAAATGAAGCACCTGCTACGGGAACTGAGCCAACGGATAACCCTTTCACGGATGCAAGATTGATCGTTACGCCAGTCAATGCTGAAGTCAACAAAGTGACGGTAACTGCAACGGTGCCTCATCCAGGCTATGGCATTCAAATTTCCGGCATCACGTTTGATGGCGACCAAGCTACTATTAAGTTAGAGCGCACGGAGCCTAAACCCGATCAAATGTATCCCCAAGTGATTACAGAAGTACAGGTTATAACTTATGTAGATGCTAAATTCAAGCCTGTTCTTCCAGCAGCCGCTAATGCGGTTTCAGGCAGCTCTGCTGCTGCTCCTGCTGCGGGCAGCAATACGTCTGTCGCTTCTTAA
- a CDS encoding Bax inhibitor-1/YccA family protein: MDTIRSSQLLLPKVFRVLFLSLLVSLVGFLIGQAVPPVLAMPLYIVEIGLLIALLFLRKKKSIGYTLMYSFMFVSGLTMYFVIVSYISMLGASLVLQGLGVAILAFGGTALYAIKSKQDFSFLGGFLFASTIVLVLMTLVGLFLPYSGTTELMVSGFGILIFIGWTLFDFSRLTRQGFSDEDIPMIVVSIYLDFVNLFLFILRFLGASRD; the protein is encoded by the coding sequence ATGGATACGATTCGTTCGTCGCAACTGTTATTGCCGAAAGTTTTTCGGGTCTTATTTCTTTCACTGCTCGTATCGCTGGTCGGCTTCTTAATCGGTCAGGCCGTTCCGCCTGTACTGGCTATGCCGCTGTATATAGTGGAAATTGGACTCCTGATTGCACTGCTCTTTTTACGGAAAAAGAAATCGATCGGCTACACGCTGATGTACAGCTTTATGTTCGTGTCCGGCTTGACGATGTATTTTGTCATTGTAAGCTATATTAGCATGCTGGGCGCATCACTGGTATTGCAAGGTCTTGGCGTTGCGATTCTTGCATTTGGCGGTACGGCGCTTTACGCGATTAAGTCAAAGCAGGATTTTTCATTCCTCGGGGGCTTCTTGTTCGCTTCCACTATTGTTCTTGTACTGATGACACTCGTCGGCTTGTTCCTCCCCTACTCGGGTACAACAGAGCTGATGGTATCCGGCTTCGGTATTTTAATCTTCATCGGTTGGACGCTGTTTGACTTCTCGCGTCTTACCCGTCAAGGCTTTAGCGATGAGGACATTCCGATGATCGTCGTGAGCATTTATCTTGATTTCGTTAATCTGTTCCTGTTCATTTTGCGTTTCCTTGGTGCTAGCCGAGACTAA
- a CDS encoding DUF3892 domain-containing protein, with protein sequence MAGGEREHIVAVQKNGDGDLTSFKTSSGRVLDYQTALQEVQAGQIAGVNAFKGRDGETYIRGDADGDPTNNLDQLPLF encoded by the coding sequence ATGGCTGGCGGGGAAAGAGAACATATTGTAGCGGTACAGAAAAATGGCGACGGTGACCTGACGAGTTTTAAAACATCATCGGGCCGTGTACTGGATTACCAGACGGCGCTGCAAGAGGTTCAGGCAGGGCAGATCGCTGGCGTGAATGCTTTCAAAGGCAGAGATGGCGAAACATATATCCGTGGCGACGCGGACGGCGATCCTACGAACAATTTGGACCAGCTTCCGCTGTTTTAA
- a CDS encoding stalk domain-containing protein translates to MKFRKVAVLLLALFLCSSTLMIANAASQTVKVLLNGSELEDGGIMVDGKTYLPIREIANSLQTIVNWDGQNKKATLTRPNVHIVLMQDSKLFGNVTKGNSYTFSVLSQVDNLKTDIAAVKVSIFDPYGSEKVIQTQTDKITKDNFWYRTEDMKYNFEYSGKYAVRFFLKTSSSDDWTLVSEKLISSQ, encoded by the coding sequence ATGAAATTCAGAAAAGTAGCGGTTTTGCTGCTGGCGCTTTTTTTATGCAGCAGTACCTTAATGATTGCCAATGCGGCATCGCAGACTGTTAAGGTTCTCCTGAATGGAAGCGAGCTTGAAGATGGCGGCATTATGGTGGATGGCAAGACTTACCTGCCGATTCGGGAAATAGCCAATAGCCTGCAAACCATCGTCAATTGGGATGGGCAGAATAAGAAGGCAACCTTAACGAGACCGAATGTACATATTGTACTCATGCAGGATAGCAAGCTGTTTGGCAATGTGACGAAGGGCAACTCATATACGTTCAGCGTATTGTCGCAGGTCGACAATTTGAAGACGGATATTGCCGCGGTTAAAGTATCTATATTTGATCCGTATGGCAGCGAGAAGGTTATTCAGACACAGACCGATAAGATTACGAAGGATAACTTCTGGTATCGGACGGAAGACATGAAGTATAACTTCGAGTATTCGGGAAAATATGCGGTGAGATTTTTCCTGAAAACAAGCTCGTCCGACGATTGGACGCTCGTCTCGGAGAAGCTGATTTCTTCGCAATAA
- a CDS encoding LysM domain-containing protein gives MDRTDRAFVPGGGFGGGFGRPFFRPFPHPFFPNRFLFPFFFFSPFLFPFFREGNSEDMIYAQHQAQHGETLAAVCHKYNVPHAIMEEANPHVNPAQLKAGEMVYIPRISNMMCQKTYSETAVGGQQTQPMMYPGQHS, from the coding sequence ATGGATCGTACAGATCGTGCATTTGTTCCTGGTGGTGGCTTTGGTGGTGGATTCGGCCGTCCTTTCTTTCGTCCGTTCCCTCATCCTTTTTTCCCTAACCGTTTCTTGTTCCCGTTTTTCTTCTTTTCACCATTTTTGTTCCCTTTCTTCAGAGAAGGCAACTCGGAAGACATGATATACGCTCAGCACCAAGCCCAGCATGGAGAGACGCTAGCGGCAGTTTGCCATAAATACAATGTTCCTCATGCGATCATGGAGGAAGCCAATCCCCATGTTAACCCGGCTCAACTAAAAGCAGGGGAAATGGTATACATTCCGCGAATTTCTAATATGATGTGTCAAAAGACATATTCGGAGACGGCGGTTGGCGGCCAGCAAACTCAGCCGATGATGTATCCCGGGCAGCATTCCTAA
- a CDS encoding DUF1292 domain-containing protein, which translates to MTEHNHGADCGCGEDHEHEESVFIVTDDEGQEREMVMVYTFESENNAYAVLLDRNDPEADGVIFRIEEENDEAFLVGIEDDEEWDRVTKIYEEIAVTENAAKEE; encoded by the coding sequence ATGACTGAGCATAATCATGGCGCAGATTGCGGTTGCGGAGAAGACCATGAACATGAAGAAAGTGTATTTATTGTAACGGACGATGAGGGCCAAGAACGCGAAATGGTCATGGTTTATACGTTTGAATCCGAAAACAACGCTTATGCGGTATTGCTGGATCGCAATGATCCTGAAGCAGACGGCGTTATTTTCCGCATCGAGGAAGAGAACGACGAGGCATTCCTCGTTGGTATCGAAGACGATGAAGAATGGGATCGCGTAACGAAGATTTATGAAGAAATCGCCGTTACTGAAAACGCAGCAAAAGAAGAGTAG